One segment of Hippopotamus amphibius kiboko isolate mHipAmp2 chromosome 2, mHipAmp2.hap2, whole genome shotgun sequence DNA contains the following:
- the SALL2 gene encoding sal-like protein 2 isoform X2: MSRRKQRKPQQLISDCEGPSASENGDASEEDHPQVCAKCCAQFTDPTEFLAHQNACSTDPPVMVIIGGQENPNSSSTSSEPRPEGHNSPQVMEAEQSNPSDAGSSVPTDPTWGPERRGEESSGHFLVAATGTAAGGGGGLILASPKLGATPLPPESTPAPPPPPPPPPPPGVGSGHLNIPLILEELRVLQQRQIHQMQMTEQICRQVLLLGSLGQTVGAPSSPSELPGTGTASSTKPLLPLFSPIKPVQTSKTLAPSSTSSSSGAETPKQAFFHLYHPLGSQHPFSAGGVGRSHKPTPAPSPALSGSTDQLIASPHLAFPGTTGLLAAQCLGAARGLEAAASPGLLKPKNGSGELGYGEVMGPLEKPGGRHKCRFCAKVFGSDSALQIHLRSHTGERPYKCNVCGNRFTTRGNLKVHFHRHREKYPHVQMNPHPVPEHLDYVITSSGLPYGMSVPPEKAEEEAAMPGGGVERKPLVASTTALSATESLTLLSTGAGTATAPALPAFNKFVLMKAVEPKSKADENTPPGSEGSAIAGVAESGTATRMQLSKLVTSLPSWALLTNHFKSTGSFPFPYVLEPLGASPSETSKLQQLVEKIDRQGAVAVASTASGAPTTSAPAASSSASSGPNQCVICLRVLSCPRALRLHYGQHGGERPFKCKVCGRAFSTRGNLRAHFVGHKASPAARAQNSCPICQKKFTNAVTLQQHVRMHLGGQIPNGGTTLPEGGGAAQENGSEQSTASGAGSFPQQPSQQPSPEEELSEEDEEDEEEEEDVTDEDSLAGRGSESGGEKAISVRGDSEEASGAEEEVGTVAAVATAGKEMDSNEKTIQQPSLPPPLPPPPDSLDQTQPTEQGGSDVAGGTEEGGRPELSSSPAVALALEGEGGSTTLVEELSLQEAVRKEPGESSSRKACEVCGQTFPTHAAVEEHQKIHPKEGPLFTCVFCRQGFLERATLKKHMLLAHHQVQPFAPRSPQNIAALSLVPGCSPSITSPGLSPFPRKDDPTIP; this comes from the exons ATGTCTCGGCGAAAGCAGCGGAAACCCCAACAGTTAATCTCGGACTGCGAAGGTCCCAGCGCGTCTGAGAACG GTGATGCTAGCGAGGAGGACCACCCCCAAGTCTGTGCCAAGTGCTGCGCACAATTCACTGATCCAACTGAATTCCTCGCCCACCAGAATGCATGTTCTACGGACCCCCCTGTAATGGTGATAATTGGGGGCCAGGAGAACCCCAACAGCTCTTCGACCTCTTCTGAACCCCGGCCTGAGGGCCACAACAGTCCCCAGGTCATGGAGGCCGAGCAGAGCAACCCCTCGGATGCCGGGTCCTCTGTACCCACAGATCCCACCTGGGGCCCCGAGCGGAGGGGAGAGGAGTCTTCAGGGCACTTCCTCGTTGCTGCCACAGGTACAgcagctgggggaggtgggggcctgATCTTAGCCAGCCCTAAGCTGGGAGCAACTCCTTTACCTCCAGAATCCACCCctgcaccccctcctcctccacctcctcctccgcCCCCAGGTGTAGGCAGCGGCCACTTGAACATCCCTCTGATCTTGGAAGAGCTCCGGGTACTGCAGCAGCGGCAGATCCATCAGATGCAGATGACTGAGCAAATCTGCCGGCAGGTGCTGTTGCTTGGCTCCTTAGGCCAGACAGTGGGCGCCCCTTccagtccctcagagctacctGGGACAGGGACTGCCTCCTCCACCAAGCCCTTGCTTCCCCTCTTCAGCCCCATCAAGCCTGTCCAAACCAGCAAGACACTGGcaccttcctccacctcctcttcctcaggGGCGGAAACACCCAAGCAGGCTTTCTTCCACCTTTATCATCCACTGGGGTCACAGCATCCTTTTTCTGCTGGAGGGGTCGGGCGAAGCCACaaacccacccctgccccctccccggccctgTCAGGCAGCACGGATCAGCTGATTGCCTCGCCTCATCTGGCATTCCCAGGCACCACGGGACTACTGGCAGCACAGTGTCTTGGGGCAGCGCGGGGCCTTGAGgctgctgcctccccagggcTCCTGAAGCCAAAGAATGGAAGTGGTGAGCTGGGCTATGGGGAAGTGATGGGTCCCTTGGAGAAGCCTGGTGGACGGCACAAATGCCGCTTCTGTGCCAAAGTATTTGGCAGTGACAGTGCCCTGCAGATCCACCTGCGTTCCCACACAGGTGAGAGGCCCTATAAGTGTAATGTCTGTGGCAACCGCTTTACCACGCGTGGCAACCTCAAAGTGCATTTCCACCGGCATCGGGAGAAGTACCCACATGTGCAGATGAACCCTCACCCAGTGCCAGAGCATCTAGACTACGTCATCACCAGCAGCGGCCTGCCCTATGGTATGTCTGTACCGCCAGAGAAGGCCGAGGAGGAGGCGGCCATGCCAGGCGGAGGTGTGGAACGCAAGCCTCTGGTGGCCTCCACCACGGCCCTCAGTGCCACAGAGAGCCTGACGCTGCTCTCCACCGGTGCCGGCACAGCCACAGCTCCTGCACTCCCTGCTTTCAATAAGTTTGTGCTCATGAAAGCGGTAGAGCCAAAGAGCAAAGCTGACGAAAATACCCCGCCGGGGAGTGAGGGCTCAGCCATCGCCGGGGTGGCAGAAAGTGGCACGGCGACCCGCATGCAGCTGAGTAAGCTGGTGACCTCGCTACCCAGCTGGGCTCTGCTTACCAACCACTTTAAGTCCACTGGTAGCTTCCCCTTTCCTTATGTGCTGGAGCCCTTGGGGGCTTCACCCTCGGAGACATCCAAGCTGCAGCAACTGGTAGAAAAGATTGATCGTCAAGGAGCCGTGGCAGTGGCCTCTACTGCCTCGGGAGCCCCCACCACCTCTGCCCCTGCAGCTTCGTCCTCCGCCTCGTCTGGACCTAACCAGTGTGTCATCTGTCTCCGGGTGCTGAGCTGTCCTCGAGCACTGCGCCTGCATTATGGCCAACATGGAGGTGAGCGGCCCTTCAAATGCAAAGTGTGTGGCAGAGCTTTCTCCACCCGGGGCAACCTGCGTGCACATTTCGTGGGCCATAAGGCGAGTCCGGCTGCCCGGGCCCAGAACTCCTGCCCCATTTGCCAGAAGAAGTTCACCAATGCTGTTACTCTGCAGCAGCACGTTCGGATGCACCTGGGGGGCCAGATCCCCAATGGTGGCACCACGCTCCCTGAAGGCGGGGGAGCTGCCCAGGAGAACGGCTCTGAGCAGTCTACAGCCTCTGGGGCGGGGAGCTTCCCCCAGCAGCCATCCCAGCAGCCATCCCCTGAAGAGGAGTTGTCCGAGGAGGACGAAGAGGacgaagaagaggaggaagatgtgaCGGACGAAGATTCCCTGGCAGGGAGAGGCTCCGAGAGTGGAGGTGAGAAGGCGATATCAGTGCGGGGTGATTCAGAAGAGGCCTCcggggcagaggaggaggtggggactGTGGCGGCCGTGGCCACAGCTGGGAAGGAGATGGACAGTAATGAGAAAACGATTCAGCAGCCTTCTCTGCCGCcaccgctgccaccaccacctgaCAGCCTGGATCAAACACAGCCAACGGAGCAGGGAGGCAGCGATGTTGCAGGAGGCACAGAAGAGGGGGGCAGACCGGAGTTGAGCTCCAGCCCAGCGGTAGCGCTGGCCCTAGAAGGGGAAGGCGGCAGCACCACCTTGGTGGAGGAGCTGAGCCTGCAGGAAGCGGTGAGGAAGGAGCCAGGAGAGAGCAGTAGCAGGAAGGCCTGTGAGGTGTGTGGCCAGACCTTTCCCACCCACGCAGCTGTGGAGGAGCATCAGAAGATCCACCCCAAGGAGGGGCCGCTCTTCACTTGTGTTTTCTGCAGGCAGGGCTTCCTCGAGCGGGCCACGCTCAAGAAGCATATGCTGCTGGCTCACCACCAGGTACAGCCCTTTGCCCCCCGCAGCCCTCAGAATATTGCTGCTCTTTCCTTGGTCCCAGGCTGCTCACCCTCCATCACTTCTCCAGggctctcccccttcccccgaAAAGATGACCCCACAATCCCATGA
- the SALL2 gene encoding sal-like protein 2 isoform X4 codes for MSRRKQRKPQQLISDCEGPSASENGDASEEDHPQVCAKCCAQFTDPTEFLAHQNACSTDPPVMVIIGGQENPNSSSTSSEPRPEGHNSPQVMEAEQSNPSDAGSSVPTDPTWGPERRGEESSGHFLVAATGAETPKQAFFHLYHPLGSQHPFSAGGVGRSHKPTPAPSPALSGSTDQLIASPHLAFPGTTGLLAAQCLGAARGLEAAASPGLLKPKNGSGELGYGEVMGPLEKPGGRHKCRFCAKVFGSDSALQIHLRSHTGERPYKCNVCGNRFTTRGNLKVHFHRHREKYPHVQMNPHPVPEHLDYVITSSGLPYGMSVPPEKAEEEAAMPGGGVERKPLVASTTALSATESLTLLSTGAGTATAPALPAFNKFVLMKAVEPKSKADENTPPGSEGSAIAGVAESGTATRMQLSKLVTSLPSWALLTNHFKSTGSFPFPYVLEPLGASPSETSKLQQLVEKIDRQGAVAVASTASGAPTTSAPAASSSASSGPNQCVICLRVLSCPRALRLHYGQHGGERPFKCKVCGRAFSTRGNLRAHFVGHKASPAARAQNSCPICQKKFTNAVTLQQHVRMHLGGQIPNGGTTLPEGGGAAQENGSEQSTASGAGSFPQQPSQQPSPEEELSEEDEEDEEEEEDVTDEDSLAGRGSESGGEKAISVRGDSEEASGAEEEVGTVAAVATAGKEMDSNEKTIQQPSLPPPLPPPPDSLDQTQPTEQGGSDVAGGTEEGGRPELSSSPAVALALEGEGGSTTLVEELSLQEAVRKEPGESSSRKACEVCGQTFPTHAAVEEHQKIHPKEGPLFTCVFCRQGFLERATLKKHMLLAHHQVQPFAPRSPQNIAALSLVPGCSPSITSPGLSPFPRKDDPTIP; via the exons ATGTCTCGGCGAAAGCAGCGGAAACCCCAACAGTTAATCTCGGACTGCGAAGGTCCCAGCGCGTCTGAGAACG GTGATGCTAGCGAGGAGGACCACCCCCAAGTCTGTGCCAAGTGCTGCGCACAATTCACTGATCCAACTGAATTCCTCGCCCACCAGAATGCATGTTCTACGGACCCCCCTGTAATGGTGATAATTGGGGGCCAGGAGAACCCCAACAGCTCTTCGACCTCTTCTGAACCCCGGCCTGAGGGCCACAACAGTCCCCAGGTCATGGAGGCCGAGCAGAGCAACCCCTCGGATGCCGGGTCCTCTGTACCCACAGATCCCACCTGGGGCCCCGAGCGGAGGGGAGAGGAGTCTTCAGGGCACTTCCTCGTTGCTGCCACAG gGGCGGAAACACCCAAGCAGGCTTTCTTCCACCTTTATCATCCACTGGGGTCACAGCATCCTTTTTCTGCTGGAGGGGTCGGGCGAAGCCACaaacccacccctgccccctccccggccctgTCAGGCAGCACGGATCAGCTGATTGCCTCGCCTCATCTGGCATTCCCAGGCACCACGGGACTACTGGCAGCACAGTGTCTTGGGGCAGCGCGGGGCCTTGAGgctgctgcctccccagggcTCCTGAAGCCAAAGAATGGAAGTGGTGAGCTGGGCTATGGGGAAGTGATGGGTCCCTTGGAGAAGCCTGGTGGACGGCACAAATGCCGCTTCTGTGCCAAAGTATTTGGCAGTGACAGTGCCCTGCAGATCCACCTGCGTTCCCACACAGGTGAGAGGCCCTATAAGTGTAATGTCTGTGGCAACCGCTTTACCACGCGTGGCAACCTCAAAGTGCATTTCCACCGGCATCGGGAGAAGTACCCACATGTGCAGATGAACCCTCACCCAGTGCCAGAGCATCTAGACTACGTCATCACCAGCAGCGGCCTGCCCTATGGTATGTCTGTACCGCCAGAGAAGGCCGAGGAGGAGGCGGCCATGCCAGGCGGAGGTGTGGAACGCAAGCCTCTGGTGGCCTCCACCACGGCCCTCAGTGCCACAGAGAGCCTGACGCTGCTCTCCACCGGTGCCGGCACAGCCACAGCTCCTGCACTCCCTGCTTTCAATAAGTTTGTGCTCATGAAAGCGGTAGAGCCAAAGAGCAAAGCTGACGAAAATACCCCGCCGGGGAGTGAGGGCTCAGCCATCGCCGGGGTGGCAGAAAGTGGCACGGCGACCCGCATGCAGCTGAGTAAGCTGGTGACCTCGCTACCCAGCTGGGCTCTGCTTACCAACCACTTTAAGTCCACTGGTAGCTTCCCCTTTCCTTATGTGCTGGAGCCCTTGGGGGCTTCACCCTCGGAGACATCCAAGCTGCAGCAACTGGTAGAAAAGATTGATCGTCAAGGAGCCGTGGCAGTGGCCTCTACTGCCTCGGGAGCCCCCACCACCTCTGCCCCTGCAGCTTCGTCCTCCGCCTCGTCTGGACCTAACCAGTGTGTCATCTGTCTCCGGGTGCTGAGCTGTCCTCGAGCACTGCGCCTGCATTATGGCCAACATGGAGGTGAGCGGCCCTTCAAATGCAAAGTGTGTGGCAGAGCTTTCTCCACCCGGGGCAACCTGCGTGCACATTTCGTGGGCCATAAGGCGAGTCCGGCTGCCCGGGCCCAGAACTCCTGCCCCATTTGCCAGAAGAAGTTCACCAATGCTGTTACTCTGCAGCAGCACGTTCGGATGCACCTGGGGGGCCAGATCCCCAATGGTGGCACCACGCTCCCTGAAGGCGGGGGAGCTGCCCAGGAGAACGGCTCTGAGCAGTCTACAGCCTCTGGGGCGGGGAGCTTCCCCCAGCAGCCATCCCAGCAGCCATCCCCTGAAGAGGAGTTGTCCGAGGAGGACGAAGAGGacgaagaagaggaggaagatgtgaCGGACGAAGATTCCCTGGCAGGGAGAGGCTCCGAGAGTGGAGGTGAGAAGGCGATATCAGTGCGGGGTGATTCAGAAGAGGCCTCcggggcagaggaggaggtggggactGTGGCGGCCGTGGCCACAGCTGGGAAGGAGATGGACAGTAATGAGAAAACGATTCAGCAGCCTTCTCTGCCGCcaccgctgccaccaccacctgaCAGCCTGGATCAAACACAGCCAACGGAGCAGGGAGGCAGCGATGTTGCAGGAGGCACAGAAGAGGGGGGCAGACCGGAGTTGAGCTCCAGCCCAGCGGTAGCGCTGGCCCTAGAAGGGGAAGGCGGCAGCACCACCTTGGTGGAGGAGCTGAGCCTGCAGGAAGCGGTGAGGAAGGAGCCAGGAGAGAGCAGTAGCAGGAAGGCCTGTGAGGTGTGTGGCCAGACCTTTCCCACCCACGCAGCTGTGGAGGAGCATCAGAAGATCCACCCCAAGGAGGGGCCGCTCTTCACTTGTGTTTTCTGCAGGCAGGGCTTCCTCGAGCGGGCCACGCTCAAGAAGCATATGCTGCTGGCTCACCACCAGGTACAGCCCTTTGCCCCCCGCAGCCCTCAGAATATTGCTGCTCTTTCCTTGGTCCCAGGCTGCTCACCCTCCATCACTTCTCCAGggctctcccccttcccccgaAAAGATGACCCCACAATCCCATGA
- the SALL2 gene encoding sal-like protein 2 isoform X1, with product MAHEAGRTSRLGGPCGEPAELGGDASEEDHPQVCAKCCAQFTDPTEFLAHQNACSTDPPVMVIIGGQENPNSSSTSSEPRPEGHNSPQVMEAEQSNPSDAGSSVPTDPTWGPERRGEESSGHFLVAATGTAAGGGGGLILASPKLGATPLPPESTPAPPPPPPPPPPPGVGSGHLNIPLILEELRVLQQRQIHQMQMTEQICRQVLLLGSLGQTVGAPSSPSELPGTGTASSTKPLLPLFSPIKPVQTSKTLAPSSTSSSSGAETPKQAFFHLYHPLGSQHPFSAGGVGRSHKPTPAPSPALSGSTDQLIASPHLAFPGTTGLLAAQCLGAARGLEAAASPGLLKPKNGSGELGYGEVMGPLEKPGGRHKCRFCAKVFGSDSALQIHLRSHTGERPYKCNVCGNRFTTRGNLKVHFHRHREKYPHVQMNPHPVPEHLDYVITSSGLPYGMSVPPEKAEEEAAMPGGGVERKPLVASTTALSATESLTLLSTGAGTATAPALPAFNKFVLMKAVEPKSKADENTPPGSEGSAIAGVAESGTATRMQLSKLVTSLPSWALLTNHFKSTGSFPFPYVLEPLGASPSETSKLQQLVEKIDRQGAVAVASTASGAPTTSAPAASSSASSGPNQCVICLRVLSCPRALRLHYGQHGGERPFKCKVCGRAFSTRGNLRAHFVGHKASPAARAQNSCPICQKKFTNAVTLQQHVRMHLGGQIPNGGTTLPEGGGAAQENGSEQSTASGAGSFPQQPSQQPSPEEELSEEDEEDEEEEEDVTDEDSLAGRGSESGGEKAISVRGDSEEASGAEEEVGTVAAVATAGKEMDSNEKTIQQPSLPPPLPPPPDSLDQTQPTEQGGSDVAGGTEEGGRPELSSSPAVALALEGEGGSTTLVEELSLQEAVRKEPGESSSRKACEVCGQTFPTHAAVEEHQKIHPKEGPLFTCVFCRQGFLERATLKKHMLLAHHQVQPFAPRSPQNIAALSLVPGCSPSITSPGLSPFPRKDDPTIP from the exons ATGGCGCACGAAGCCGGGAGGACCTCTCGTCTCGGGGGGCCCTGCGGGGAGCCGGCGGAGCTTGGAG GTGATGCTAGCGAGGAGGACCACCCCCAAGTCTGTGCCAAGTGCTGCGCACAATTCACTGATCCAACTGAATTCCTCGCCCACCAGAATGCATGTTCTACGGACCCCCCTGTAATGGTGATAATTGGGGGCCAGGAGAACCCCAACAGCTCTTCGACCTCTTCTGAACCCCGGCCTGAGGGCCACAACAGTCCCCAGGTCATGGAGGCCGAGCAGAGCAACCCCTCGGATGCCGGGTCCTCTGTACCCACAGATCCCACCTGGGGCCCCGAGCGGAGGGGAGAGGAGTCTTCAGGGCACTTCCTCGTTGCTGCCACAGGTACAgcagctgggggaggtgggggcctgATCTTAGCCAGCCCTAAGCTGGGAGCAACTCCTTTACCTCCAGAATCCACCCctgcaccccctcctcctccacctcctcctccgcCCCCAGGTGTAGGCAGCGGCCACTTGAACATCCCTCTGATCTTGGAAGAGCTCCGGGTACTGCAGCAGCGGCAGATCCATCAGATGCAGATGACTGAGCAAATCTGCCGGCAGGTGCTGTTGCTTGGCTCCTTAGGCCAGACAGTGGGCGCCCCTTccagtccctcagagctacctGGGACAGGGACTGCCTCCTCCACCAAGCCCTTGCTTCCCCTCTTCAGCCCCATCAAGCCTGTCCAAACCAGCAAGACACTGGcaccttcctccacctcctcttcctcaggGGCGGAAACACCCAAGCAGGCTTTCTTCCACCTTTATCATCCACTGGGGTCACAGCATCCTTTTTCTGCTGGAGGGGTCGGGCGAAGCCACaaacccacccctgccccctccccggccctgTCAGGCAGCACGGATCAGCTGATTGCCTCGCCTCATCTGGCATTCCCAGGCACCACGGGACTACTGGCAGCACAGTGTCTTGGGGCAGCGCGGGGCCTTGAGgctgctgcctccccagggcTCCTGAAGCCAAAGAATGGAAGTGGTGAGCTGGGCTATGGGGAAGTGATGGGTCCCTTGGAGAAGCCTGGTGGACGGCACAAATGCCGCTTCTGTGCCAAAGTATTTGGCAGTGACAGTGCCCTGCAGATCCACCTGCGTTCCCACACAGGTGAGAGGCCCTATAAGTGTAATGTCTGTGGCAACCGCTTTACCACGCGTGGCAACCTCAAAGTGCATTTCCACCGGCATCGGGAGAAGTACCCACATGTGCAGATGAACCCTCACCCAGTGCCAGAGCATCTAGACTACGTCATCACCAGCAGCGGCCTGCCCTATGGTATGTCTGTACCGCCAGAGAAGGCCGAGGAGGAGGCGGCCATGCCAGGCGGAGGTGTGGAACGCAAGCCTCTGGTGGCCTCCACCACGGCCCTCAGTGCCACAGAGAGCCTGACGCTGCTCTCCACCGGTGCCGGCACAGCCACAGCTCCTGCACTCCCTGCTTTCAATAAGTTTGTGCTCATGAAAGCGGTAGAGCCAAAGAGCAAAGCTGACGAAAATACCCCGCCGGGGAGTGAGGGCTCAGCCATCGCCGGGGTGGCAGAAAGTGGCACGGCGACCCGCATGCAGCTGAGTAAGCTGGTGACCTCGCTACCCAGCTGGGCTCTGCTTACCAACCACTTTAAGTCCACTGGTAGCTTCCCCTTTCCTTATGTGCTGGAGCCCTTGGGGGCTTCACCCTCGGAGACATCCAAGCTGCAGCAACTGGTAGAAAAGATTGATCGTCAAGGAGCCGTGGCAGTGGCCTCTACTGCCTCGGGAGCCCCCACCACCTCTGCCCCTGCAGCTTCGTCCTCCGCCTCGTCTGGACCTAACCAGTGTGTCATCTGTCTCCGGGTGCTGAGCTGTCCTCGAGCACTGCGCCTGCATTATGGCCAACATGGAGGTGAGCGGCCCTTCAAATGCAAAGTGTGTGGCAGAGCTTTCTCCACCCGGGGCAACCTGCGTGCACATTTCGTGGGCCATAAGGCGAGTCCGGCTGCCCGGGCCCAGAACTCCTGCCCCATTTGCCAGAAGAAGTTCACCAATGCTGTTACTCTGCAGCAGCACGTTCGGATGCACCTGGGGGGCCAGATCCCCAATGGTGGCACCACGCTCCCTGAAGGCGGGGGAGCTGCCCAGGAGAACGGCTCTGAGCAGTCTACAGCCTCTGGGGCGGGGAGCTTCCCCCAGCAGCCATCCCAGCAGCCATCCCCTGAAGAGGAGTTGTCCGAGGAGGACGAAGAGGacgaagaagaggaggaagatgtgaCGGACGAAGATTCCCTGGCAGGGAGAGGCTCCGAGAGTGGAGGTGAGAAGGCGATATCAGTGCGGGGTGATTCAGAAGAGGCCTCcggggcagaggaggaggtggggactGTGGCGGCCGTGGCCACAGCTGGGAAGGAGATGGACAGTAATGAGAAAACGATTCAGCAGCCTTCTCTGCCGCcaccgctgccaccaccacctgaCAGCCTGGATCAAACACAGCCAACGGAGCAGGGAGGCAGCGATGTTGCAGGAGGCACAGAAGAGGGGGGCAGACCGGAGTTGAGCTCCAGCCCAGCGGTAGCGCTGGCCCTAGAAGGGGAAGGCGGCAGCACCACCTTGGTGGAGGAGCTGAGCCTGCAGGAAGCGGTGAGGAAGGAGCCAGGAGAGAGCAGTAGCAGGAAGGCCTGTGAGGTGTGTGGCCAGACCTTTCCCACCCACGCAGCTGTGGAGGAGCATCAGAAGATCCACCCCAAGGAGGGGCCGCTCTTCACTTGTGTTTTCTGCAGGCAGGGCTTCCTCGAGCGGGCCACGCTCAAGAAGCATATGCTGCTGGCTCACCACCAGGTACAGCCCTTTGCCCCCCGCAGCCCTCAGAATATTGCTGCTCTTTCCTTGGTCCCAGGCTGCTCACCCTCCATCACTTCTCCAGggctctcccccttcccccgaAAAGATGACCCCACAATCCCATGA